The region ATTTCAATTGCTTGGGCAGACGGTCCGGCGCCGGATACCATTCCGCGCAAATCCCGGCCTTGCGCAGCTCTTGGGTGATTCGGATGGATTCGGCCATCTCCCCGGATGAGAACGTCGTCACCAGGACATCGGCCGGCGCCGCGCGTAAAGCAGGCTCCTTCCCCAGCTTTTTGAGGATTAGGCCGATGATCAGGTCTCCCATGGCGAATCCCACCCCGGGCAAAGGATCTCCGCCGACGTCGGCCACCAGGTTGTCGTACCGGCCCCCGCCCAGGATGGCGCGGAATTCGCCGGCCGCGTCCCGTCCTTCAAAGACGGTGCCGGTGTAGTAATCCAATCCGCGGACGACCGCGGGATCGAACACCAGGTACTCCGCCGCTCCGAAAGACTCCGCCGCTTCGAAAAAAAACGTCAGTTCGGAGGATTTCTTCCACAGATCCCGGTCGGCGAGCACGCCCTCCAATCCGCGAACCTGTTCCGCGGACAGTCCGGTTTCCCGCGCGTGCGCCTCCCAGGCGGCCGCTTCCATTTTTTCCTTCTTGTCAATGAGTCGGAACGCGCCCGCGCGCGCCTCCTGCCCGACCCCCAATTCCGACAATGCGGATTCCATCAGGCGGCGGTTGTTGACCCGCAGAACAACCTCCTGCGGGGAAAGACCCGCCAAGCGGAAGAATTCGCAGATGACGGCGGCGATTTCGGCGTCCGCCTGCGGGTTGGCCAATCCGATCAGGTCCAAATTCCATTGAAAGAATTCGCGCGTCCGCCCTTTCTGCGGCCGCTCGTACCGCCA is a window of Anaerolineales bacterium DNA encoding:
- a CDS encoding histidine--tRNA ligase, with the protein product MKKPVPVKGTRDYYPAEMAFRNWLYEQARSVSRKFGYQEFEAPYLETLDLYAAKSGEELVKEQAFVFQDRGGEEVTLRPELTPSLARMVSARQGQLAFPVRWWSFGPFWRYERPQKGRTREFFQWNLDLIGLANPQADAEIAAVICEFFRLAGLSPQEVVLRVNNRRLMESALSELGVGQEARAGAFRLIDKKEKMEAAAWEAHARETGLSAEQVRGLEGVLADRDLWKKSSELTFFFEAAESFGAAEYLVFDPAVVRGLDYYTGTVFEGRDAAGEFRAILGGGRYDNLVADVGGDPLPGVGFAMGDLIIGLILKKLGKEPALRAAPADVLVTTFSSGEMAESIRITQELRKAGICAEWYPAPDRLPKQLKYADMLGIPLAVIAGPEEVGAGRATLKDLTKREQVTVSAAELEQEIRRRLAGTGSG